From Candidatus Cloacimonadaceae bacterium:
ACCGCATTCTTCATTGACGGAGAAATTCATCGGTCCGCGCATCGAGGTCTTGCCGCGATAGCGGTTCCACTCCAAGGCAGCATCGAAAAGAGCGTTGGCAACTGCTTGATCCTCAACGCATTCAAAGAAACCGAAGAAACCAATGTTGTCGTTGTGTTCCTTATTGTGTTCAGTATTGGTCTGCGCGGAAATCCTGCCCACGACCTTCCCATCCTTGAATGCCAGAAACAGCATCACTTCCGAATGCAGGTAGAAAGGGTTTTTGCGCGGATCAAAGAACTTCTTTTGTTCCGAAATCAAAGGCGGAACCCAGTTCGGATCGCCTTTATAGAGTTCAAAGGGCAGCATGATGAAGGCTTTGATGTCCTTCTTGTTTAAGACCGGTTTGATCCTGATCATATATTCCTCGCAAGCGCGATTATTGGAGTGTAAAAAGGGATCAGATCTCGCCCAGTTTCTTGGACACGATAAAGTTTAGAATGCCCATCAGCAAAGAGATCCCGAGCAGGATGGTGACAAAGTGCGGAGGCAACTCCCTGCGAAACCAGGGGATGAATGAAAAGAAGACCTGAGTGAGGATCACCGGCAGGATCACTATCAGGTATTGCGCAAAGCGTATCTGCTTATAGATCAGCACGATCAGCCAGGCGAGAACGACCGTGACCAGCATCGGCAAAAAAGCGAAATATGCCACAAAACCGATATATGTGAAGATCCCCCGTCCGCCACGATAACCGTGAGTGATCGGCAGAGTGTGCCCCACCAACATCGCCAAGCCATAGATCAGCATAAAGTTCGCGCTATAGAGCAGATCCAATCCCTCGAGGGTCATCATCGGCTCGCAAAATCTCAAAACGCTCTCCACCACAGCCAGATAGAGCATTGCTTTGACCACGTCTAACGCGCCCACTAACACTCCCATCGGTTTTGAAACATTGCAATAGATGTTTTCTGTGTCTGCAAAACCGGTGCCGATCTTGAAGATATTGAGGGAGCGTGCCGATTTTGCCACGATCCTTGCGGTTGAAAAACAACCGTACATATAGGATAGCAGCGCGATCAAGAGCGCGAGGAGATAGATCACCGTC
This genomic window contains:
- a CDS encoding glycerol-3-phosphate acyltransferase; protein product: MIYLLALLIALLSYMYGCFSTARIVAKSARSLNIFKIGTGFADTENIYCNVSKPMGVLVGALDVVKAMLYLAVVESVLRFCEPMMTLEGLDLLYSANFMLIYGLAMLVGHTLPITHGYRGGRGIFTYIGFVAYFAFLPMLVTVVLAWLIVLIYKQIRFAQYLIVILPVILTQVFFSFIPWFRRELPPHFVTILLGISLLMGILNFIVSKKLGEI